The following is a genomic window from uncultured Hyphomonas sp..
TTAATGATCACAAGGGTTCTACCAAATCCTACGCCCACACTTATCAATATTACCACAAGGCCGTTCACGCCGATTATGTGCCGCCGAGTGAGGAAATCACGGCAGCCTATGACGAAGGCGAGACCATGCCGGTAGAGCTGCACGACGGCGGCTCGATCCTGCTCCGCAAACTGGACAAGGATTACGACCCGACCAACCGGGCTTCGGCCATGGAGAAACTGATGCAGAGCCAGCAGACGCAGGAAATCCTGACAGGCCTGCTCTACATCGACGAATCCCGCCCCGCGATGGCCGAGCACAAAAAACTGCCGGACACCCCACTGCATTCGCTTCCCTATGCGAAACTCAATCCGGGTGCCGAAGCGCTGCGCAAGCTTCAGGAGGAGTTCCGCTGATCCCTGCACCGGGCTGGTAAGCTTGGCGTGGCCTGCTAGACTTGCCTCACCTATTTCATTCAGGATGGGAGAGTACGGTGCGGAAACTCAAGTTTCTTCAAACGCTTAGCGGACTTTGCCTTTTGGCGCTGGTCGCCTGTCAGGGCGTAGCCACAGCTCAGCCGGAGTCCATCCCGGACGAAGACCCGAACTGGCCTCGCACGGAATTCACAATTTCAGATGACACCGCTGGCACCAAGGGCTTCAACACCCAGCCCGCGCGGAAAGAAGACTGGCCTTTCTTCGCGGCGCTGCGCGGCACACGGAACGGTCTGGTCACATATGACTGCGGTGGCACGGCAATCTCCTCCGAATGGGTGCTCACAGCGGCGCACTGCGTCGAAGGCGCCACCAAGAACGCCGCGACCGGTCGGTGGGAACGCCCGGGATCTGGCGCGCTCCAACTCGTGCTCGGTCTGAAAGACCTGAAAACCGCCACCTCGGAAAATGTCTACAGCGCAGTGGACGTCCGCATTGCGCCGAACTTCACGCGTGGGGGAGAAAACAAGGTTCCGGTAAACGACATCGCCCTTTTGAAGCTGGACCGCCCCTGGACCGGCCCCATTGTTCGCCTGTCGGCCGGCAGTACTTCTGATGTCGACCGCTTCTTCGGGCCAGCTTATTTTGCCGGGTTCGGCAAGACCGACATGCGTCAGGCAGAGCCGGAGCGTTACACCTCCGCAGAAGGCCCGTTCGCCGCGTATACGGACATCCTTGGCAACGCGATGATCCCGACGCGCAGCCCGGAAGCCTGCGGACAGGCCTATGATGTCGAAGCCTATAACGGCACCAGCATGATCTGTGCAGGTTACGACACCGGCATCATCGATTCCTGCCAGGGAGACAGCGGAGGCCCCCTCATTGCCCGGGATTTCGCAGGCCGGGTCTATCAGATCGGCATTGTGAGCTTCGGGGAAAGCTGTGGTGTCAGGCGCAAGCCAGCGGTGTACACGCGTGTCTCCGGCTTCAGGGATTTCGTTGGCTCGGTCGTCCCCGACGCGGCCTTCGTGGACGCCAAGCCGGAAAAAACCGTCTACATGACGAAGGCCGGGCTGGAGAATCTGATCCGCACCCTCAAGCCAGCGGATGGAAAAGTGAGCGTCCGCATCAATGAAGGTGGATCGGAATTCCGTTCCGGCGATCGGGTCCGCATCTTCATTGATCCCTCCATCAAGGGACGGCTGTGGGTGTTCGATCTCGATCCGTCCGGGACCGTAAGCTGCCTGTTTCCCTGCAATGCTGGCGAAGTGGACACAGCGCTCGTCGAGCCGCAACAATCCGTTGTCCTCCCGCCCGGTGGAGTATCCATCAGCATCACCCCGCCGACCGTGCCGGGTGACAGCATTCTGGCGGCATTCGTCCTGCCGGAGCGCATGGCTCTGATCGGCGACACATTACCGGACCTCAGCCGGACCAAGGGGCCGATACGGACGGTCTGGCAGTCCTATTCTGATATCCTTGTGTTTGAGGTTCGCGATGCAATGTCTGGCGCACCCTCAACCGATCCCTATGCAAACACAGGCATGGGCTTGCTCACCTACAGTGTCAGCGAATGAGGGCCATGATGATGAAGCTCTTTCGCCCTCTCGCGCTGGCCGCTGGTCTTCTCGCGCTCGTCAACGCCTGCCAGACCACGCCGGATGATGCACCCAGCGCAGAGCAGCTCGCCTGGTCAACGACACTCAACGCTGACGCGCGCGCCTCTGACCGGATCGTCAACGGCGACCGGTCCACGCTGGCGCAGTGGCCCTACATCGCTGTTTTACGTCAGGAATCCCGCAGCGGGCGGTTGAAGTATTTCTGTGGCGGCACGTTCATCGCCCGTCGATGGGTGCTGACGGCAGCGCATTGTTTCGAAGGTGAAGCCCGCCAGGTCGATGGCCGATGGGATTGGAAACCGCGCGCCAATCTGGAAGTCGTTGGCGGCACGGATGACCTCGGCGCGGGCGACGAAGACGTGTTTGAGGTGGACGCTGTCATGATCCATCCGGACTATAAGCCGACTATGGAAGTGTCACCCGGTGTCTGGGAGGGATCGGAAAACGACCTCGCCCTGGTCCGCATCGGGCGGTCCTGGACCGGTCAGCTGGCGCGGCTCTCGTCTGGCGGCGCTTCCGACGGCGACGGGAATGGCGCGCGGGCGTTCGTCGCTGGATTTGGCAAGCAGGCCGACTCCGGCGCAGCGGCGCGGCTGGAGACCTTCCGCATCGGGGCCAGCGACCGGTCCGGACAGGCAGGCTCGCGCTACCTCTACCACGCCATGCTGCCCATGAAGCCGCCGGAAGTTTGCGGCGCGCAATATGCCGACCTTGCCTATGACGGCAGCACGCAGATCTGTGCCGGCCGCAAGTTTGGCGGTGTGGACAGCTGTCAGGGCGACAGTGGCGGCCCCCTCGTCGCGCTCGATGCCGGCGAGCGGACCTATCAGGTCGGCATCGTCAGCTATGGCTTCGAATGCGCTGCGGCGAAATCGGAAGGTGTTTATACGCGCGTCTCGCCTTATCGGGACTGGATCGAGGGCACGGCGCGCGGCGCCATGTTTGTCGATGCCCAGCCAGAGCAGGTCTTCGTGGCGACGGCAGAGACGATGGAAGCGATGGCGCGCGTGCTGAGCCCCACAAGCGACAGGATCGACCTCAAGGTGGTTCAGGAAGGCGAAGGCACGAGTGCGGCGCTGAAGATATCGGTCACGCCGAAGATCGACGGACGCCTCATCGTGTTTGAGTTGGAGAATTCAGGCCAGATCAATACCTATTTCCCGAACGACCGCACTCCGGAGGAAAGCGCGATCGTCAAAGCCGGGCAGACCGTCACCCTGCCCGAAGTTCCGTGGATGGTCATTCCACCCGCAGAAGACGGTGCGAGGATTTATGCCTTCGTCATTCCGGAAGGCGTCGCTTTTGCGGGCGACCTGCTACCAACGCCGGCCCGGATGCGGACCGTCTCGGAAGAGGAGCAGCCTGAGCGAGAACCCGTCGACTTCGCGACCCGCATGCTGACAGAAGTCG
Proteins encoded in this region:
- a CDS encoding trypsin-like serine protease translates to MRKLKFLQTLSGLCLLALVACQGVATAQPESIPDEDPNWPRTEFTISDDTAGTKGFNTQPARKEDWPFFAALRGTRNGLVTYDCGGTAISSEWVLTAAHCVEGATKNAATGRWERPGSGALQLVLGLKDLKTATSENVYSAVDVRIAPNFTRGGENKVPVNDIALLKLDRPWTGPIVRLSAGSTSDVDRFFGPAYFAGFGKTDMRQAEPERYTSAEGPFAAYTDILGNAMIPTRSPEACGQAYDVEAYNGTSMICAGYDTGIIDSCQGDSGGPLIARDFAGRVYQIGIVSFGESCGVRRKPAVYTRVSGFRDFVGSVVPDAAFVDAKPEKTVYMTKAGLENLIRTLKPADGKVSVRINEGGSEFRSGDRVRIFIDPSIKGRLWVFDLDPSGTVSCLFPCNAGEVDTALVEPQQSVVLPPGGVSISITPPTVPGDSILAAFVLPERMALIGDTLPDLSRTKGPIRTVWQSYSDILVFEVRDAMSGAPSTDPYANTGMGLLTYSVSE
- a CDS encoding trypsin-like serine protease; this translates as MMKLFRPLALAAGLLALVNACQTTPDDAPSAEQLAWSTTLNADARASDRIVNGDRSTLAQWPYIAVLRQESRSGRLKYFCGGTFIARRWVLTAAHCFEGEARQVDGRWDWKPRANLEVVGGTDDLGAGDEDVFEVDAVMIHPDYKPTMEVSPGVWEGSENDLALVRIGRSWTGQLARLSSGGASDGDGNGARAFVAGFGKQADSGAAARLETFRIGASDRSGQAGSRYLYHAMLPMKPPEVCGAQYADLAYDGSTQICAGRKFGGVDSCQGDSGGPLVALDAGERTYQVGIVSYGFECAAAKSEGVYTRVSPYRDWIEGTARGAMFVDAQPEQVFVATAETMEAMARVLSPTSDRIDLKVVQEGEGTSAALKISVTPKIDGRLIVFELENSGQINTYFPNDRTPEESAIVKAGQTVTLPEVPWMVIPPAEDGARIYAFVIPEGVAFAGDLLPTPARMRTVSEEEQPEREPVDFATRMLTEVANRSSEGGLADWAAATATY